A stretch of Mastacembelus armatus chromosome 1, fMasArm1.2, whole genome shotgun sequence DNA encodes these proteins:
- the LOC113127800 gene encoding T-cell ecto-ADP-ribosyltransferase 1-like isoform X1 — MWDMKKLLLAAITSIALYCTKATAKLDMAPNAVDDMYKGCHKEVMKIVHSDLLGQELNNSMHFQKAWNANTKCPMLIPGGTKEHTTAIMAYVNGDAEFTQTFDREVKTMGVNVSTYERFKFKSLHFLLMDSLRLLKPKDCKIMYIFTEKQHKLDIGATLSFGTFKITDLDYEMGKKMNDMDDLFLLNITSCFYINLTDPTCNLKKDMGLISPAEVFTVEKIYKRKDKDEDTEYTEIVLKHLNLTNSHNCYFFSRSPADVSTLWLVSMLVALSLFFAG, encoded by the exons ATGTGGGACATGAAAAAACTGCTTCTTGCTGCAATCACTTCCATCGCTCTTTACTGCACA AAGGCAACTGCTAAACTGGACATGGCACCCAATGCTGTTGATGACATGTACAAAGGATGCCATAAAGAAGTTATGAAGATTGTCCATTCAGACCTGTTAGGACAAGAGCTAAACAACAGTATGCATTTCCAGAAAGCATGGAATGCAAATACCAAATGTCCAATGCTGATCCCTGGAGGAACAAAAGAACATACTACTGCGATAATGGCATATGTTAATGGGGATGCAGAATTTACACAGACTTTTGATCGTGAAGTGAAAACAATGGGTGTAAATGTTAGCACCTACGAAAGATTCAAATTCAAGTCGCTTCACTTTCTGCTCATGGATTCCCTGAGGCTACTGAAGCCAAAGGATTGTAAGATAATGTACATTTTCACtgagaaacaacacaaactagATATTGGCGCAACACTGAGTTTTGGAACCTTCAAAATAACTGATTTGGACTATGAAAtgggaaagaaaatgaatgataTGGATGATCTATTCCTTTTAAATATCACTTCTTGCTTCTATATCAACCTGACGGACCCCACCTGCAACCTAAAGAAAGACATGGGACTCATATCTCCAGCTGAAGTGTTCACTGTGGAGAAAATATACAAACGTAAAGACAAAGATGAAGATACTGAATATACTGAGATTGTTCTGAAGCACTTAAACCTGACCAACTCACACAACTGTTACTTTTTTTCACG GTCTCCTGCTGATGTCTCCACCCTGTGGCTTGTATCCATGCTTGTAGCATTATCTCTTTTTTTTGCTGGGTAG
- the LOC113127800 gene encoding T-cell ecto-ADP-ribosyltransferase 1-like isoform X2 — protein sequence MWDMKKLLLAAITSIALYCTATAKLDMAPNAVDDMYKGCHKEVMKIVHSDLLGQELNNSMHFQKAWNANTKCPMLIPGGTKEHTTAIMAYVNGDAEFTQTFDREVKTMGVNVSTYERFKFKSLHFLLMDSLRLLKPKDCKIMYIFTEKQHKLDIGATLSFGTFKITDLDYEMGKKMNDMDDLFLLNITSCFYINLTDPTCNLKKDMGLISPAEVFTVEKIYKRKDKDEDTEYTEIVLKHLNLTNSHNCYFFSRSPADVSTLWLVSMLVALSLFFAG from the exons ATGTGGGACATGAAAAAACTGCTTCTTGCTGCAATCACTTCCATCGCTCTTTACTGCACA GCAACTGCTAAACTGGACATGGCACCCAATGCTGTTGATGACATGTACAAAGGATGCCATAAAGAAGTTATGAAGATTGTCCATTCAGACCTGTTAGGACAAGAGCTAAACAACAGTATGCATTTCCAGAAAGCATGGAATGCAAATACCAAATGTCCAATGCTGATCCCTGGAGGAACAAAAGAACATACTACTGCGATAATGGCATATGTTAATGGGGATGCAGAATTTACACAGACTTTTGATCGTGAAGTGAAAACAATGGGTGTAAATGTTAGCACCTACGAAAGATTCAAATTCAAGTCGCTTCACTTTCTGCTCATGGATTCCCTGAGGCTACTGAAGCCAAAGGATTGTAAGATAATGTACATTTTCACtgagaaacaacacaaactagATATTGGCGCAACACTGAGTTTTGGAACCTTCAAAATAACTGATTTGGACTATGAAAtgggaaagaaaatgaatgataTGGATGATCTATTCCTTTTAAATATCACTTCTTGCTTCTATATCAACCTGACGGACCCCACCTGCAACCTAAAGAAAGACATGGGACTCATATCTCCAGCTGAAGTGTTCACTGTGGAGAAAATATACAAACGTAAAGACAAAGATGAAGATACTGAATATACTGAGATTGTTCTGAAGCACTTAAACCTGACCAACTCACACAACTGTTACTTTTTTTCACG GTCTCCTGCTGATGTCTCCACCCTGTGGCTTGTATCCATGCTTGTAGCATTATCTCTTTTTTTTGCTGGGTAG
- the LOC113127800 gene encoding ecto-ADP-ribosyltransferase 3-like isoform X3 produces MWDMKKLLLAAITSIALYCTKATAKLDMAPNAVDDMYKGCHKEVMKIVHSDLLGQELNNSMHFQKAWNANTKCPMLIPGGTKEHTTAIMAYVNGDAEFTQTFDREVKTMGVNVSTYERFKFKSLHFLLMDSLRLLKPKDYMGLISPAEVFTVEKIYKRKDKDEDTEYTEIVLKHLNLTNSHNCYFFSRSPADVSTLWLVSMLVALSLFFAG; encoded by the exons ATGTGGGACATGAAAAAACTGCTTCTTGCTGCAATCACTTCCATCGCTCTTTACTGCACA AAGGCAACTGCTAAACTGGACATGGCACCCAATGCTGTTGATGACATGTACAAAGGATGCCATAAAGAAGTTATGAAGATTGTCCATTCAGACCTGTTAGGACAAGAGCTAAACAACAGTATGCATTTCCAGAAAGCATGGAATGCAAATACCAAATGTCCAATGCTGATCCCTGGAGGAACAAAAGAACATACTACTGCGATAATGGCATATGTTAATGGGGATGCAGAATTTACACAGACTTTTGATCGTGAAGTGAAAACAATGGGTGTAAATGTTAGCACCTACGAAAGATTCAAATTCAAGTCGCTTCACTTTCTGCTCATGGATTCCCTGAGGCTACTGAAGCCAAAGGATT ACATGGGACTCATATCTCCAGCTGAAGTGTTCACTGTGGAGAAAATATACAAACGTAAAGACAAAGATGAAGATACTGAATATACTGAGATTGTTCTGAAGCACTTAAACCTGACCAACTCACACAACTGTTACTTTTTTTCACG GTCTCCTGCTGATGTCTCCACCCTGTGGCTTGTATCCATGCTTGTAGCATTATCTCTTTTTTTTGCTGGGTAG
- the primpol gene encoding DNA-directed primase/polymerase protein encodes MNKWGDRLKKVEQLAQSFQLNPLATRYKPRLWPLQPSSVWKLFPRQSMAISFAQSCKESVHVFALEKENELVGQRIYLVTSYSELWHYYRTYTQSLMHCYEVIPEGAVCKLYFDLEFHKPSNKSADGKTMVSSLIQYVCDKLKEVYGIECSAKNVLNLDSSTEEKFSQHLIFNLQNAAFKDNIHVGGFIHAVLQPVLNTPKSGSWNLGMNSVAENSKTHRAHGVPEEKTAMSEDETENPQTKRRKHEDLSFLQVKNKEGQDCLLVDLGVYNKNRNFRLYKSSKVGKNAAFTVADENHFTAKAEKGISTEESIFLASLVCNVSFTGQRILTWDPPETKDSKTSRSSQASATNPDSLSGCLSSPHREVDTFMLTVVKKDGIQGSIRRWNYFAAEHLLVYDIAKYRWCENVKRFHKSNNIMIVVDLKEEVWYQKCHDPDCRNFRSSSYPLPQEICISYIMMLDEEDQAYLMDEDGNIEHSQASSQTPEEESAEIWGDAQDDQDYLKSLEDFEQNSGEISDQLLLKCMAEFDSQ; translated from the exons ATGAATAAGTGGGGAGACAGGCTGAAGAAGGTTGAGCAGCTTGCTCAGTCGTTTCAGCTCAATCCTCTAGCCACACGCTACAAACCTCGACTGTGGCCATTGCAGCCTTCCTCCGTCTGGAAACTCTTCCCTCGTCAGAGTATGGCTATCAGCTTCGCTCAGAGCTGCAAAGAG TCTGTACATGTTTTTGCCCTTGAAAAAGAAAACGAGCTTGTGGGTCAAAGGATCTACCTGGTTACCAGTTACAGTGAGCTGTGGCACTACTACAG GACCTACACTCAGTCTTTGATGCACTGCTATGAGGTGATACCAGAAGGTGCTGTTTGTAAGCTTTACTTTGATTTGGAGTTCCACAAACCCTCCAACAAAAGTGCTGATGGGAAAACTATGGTGTCTTCTCTTATCCAG TATGTCTGTGACAAGCTAAAGGAAGTTTATGGGATTGAATGCTCTGCCAAAAATGTCCTCAATCTAGACTCCAGCACAGAAGAGAAGTTCAGTCAACATCTCATTTTCAACCTCCAAAATGCAGCTTTTAAAGACAACATACATGTTG gtGGGTTTATACATGCAGTTCTTCAACCAGTCCTGAACACACCCAAAAGTGGAAGCTGGAATCTTGGGATGAATTCAGTggcagaaaacagtaaaacaca CAGAGCACATGGTGTTCCTGAGGAGAAGACAGCAATGTCAGAGGATGAGACTGAAAACCCACAGACAAAGAGGCGTAAGCATGAAGACCTCAGCTTCCTCCaggtgaaaaataaagaaggcCAAGACTGTCTCTTGGTTGATCTTG GTGTGTACAACAAGAACAGAAATTTCCGTCTTTACAAGTCATCAAAAGTGGGAAAGAACGCTGCATTCACTGTGGCAGACGAGAATCATTTTACGGCCAAAGCTGAGAAGGGGATCTCTACAGAAGAAAGCATATTCTTGGCTTCCTTAGTCTGTAATGTGAG TTTCACAGGTCAGAGAATTCTTACGTGGGATCCCCCAGAAACCAAGGACAGCAAAACTTCAAGGTCCAGTCAGGCATCAGCCACAAATCCAG ATTCACTTTCTGGCTGCCTGTCATCCCCTCACCGAGAAGTGGACACCTTCATGTTAACAGTGGTTAAAAAGGACGGCATACAAGGAA GCATCAGACGATGGAACTACTTTGCCGCAGAACATCTGCTTGTCTACGATATCGCCAAATATCGctggtgtgaaaatgtgaaacgGTTTCATAAAAGCAACAACATCAT GATTGTCGTGGATCTCAAAGAGGAAGTGTGGTACCAGAAGTGTCACGATCCTGACTGCAGGAACTTCAGGTCCTCAA gttACCCACTGCCACAGGAGATCTGTATCAGCTACATCATGATGCTG GATGAAGAGGACCAGGCTTACTTAATGGATGAAGATGGCAACATTGAACACAGCCAGGCATCAAGCCAGACCCCAGAGGAGGAATCTGCTGAAATCTGGGGGGATgcacaggatgaccaggactATTTAAAGAGCCTGGAGGACTTTGAACAAAACAGTGGGGAGATCTCAGATCAGCTTCTTCTTAAGTGCATGGCAGAGTTTGATTCACAGTAA